A stretch of the Dechloromonas sp. TW-R-39-2 genome encodes the following:
- a CDS encoding DUF4197 domain-containing protein: MRTLQKTVFALCLTLTAAFAQAGALDAISTGDASAGVKEALAKGADYAVASLGKDGGFLGNSKVKIPLPGYLDKAEKGLRMFGMGKQADQLIETMNHAAEQAVAEAKPILSDSIKKMSVQDAKGILTGGEDSVTQYFKRTSTEQLTAKFMPIVKASTQKLDLAGQYNAFAGKAASSGLIDQKDADLDGYVTQKAMDGLFAMIAEEEKKLRANPLGAGSSLLKKVFGAL, from the coding sequence ATGCGTACCCTTCAAAAAACCGTTTTTGCCCTTTGCCTGACGTTGACCGCAGCATTCGCCCAGGCCGGGGCGCTGGATGCCATTTCAACCGGCGATGCCAGCGCCGGCGTCAAGGAAGCTCTGGCCAAGGGCGCTGACTATGCCGTGGCCTCGCTCGGCAAGGATGGCGGCTTCCTCGGCAACAGCAAGGTCAAGATTCCGTTGCCGGGTTATCTCGACAAGGCAGAGAAAGGGCTGCGCATGTTCGGCATGGGCAAGCAGGCCGACCAATTGATCGAAACGATGAACCATGCGGCTGAGCAGGCCGTGGCCGAAGCCAAGCCGATTCTCAGCGACTCGATCAAGAAGATGAGCGTGCAGGACGCCAAGGGGATTCTGACTGGTGGCGAAGACAGCGTGACGCAATATTTCAAGCGGACATCGACCGAGCAACTGACCGCCAAGTTCATGCCTATCGTCAAGGCATCGACCCAGAAGCTTGATCTGGCCGGGCAATACAACGCTTTTGCCGGCAAGGCGGCAAGCAGCGGCCTGATTGACCAGAAAGACGCCGACCTCGATGGTTATGTCACGCAAAAGGCGATGGATGGCCTGTTTGCGATGATCGCCGAGGAAGAAAAGAAACTCCGCGCCAACCCGCTTGGGGCCGGCAGCTCGCTGCTCAAGAAAGTGTTCGGCGCCCTGTAA
- a CDS encoding PilT/PilU family type 4a pilus ATPase: MERDQAMKFMHDLLRLMSQKKGSDLFIAAGFAPAIKIDGKVTPVSNQVLTAQHTAELARSIMNDRQAAEFEATKECNFAISPSGIGRFRVNALVQQGRVGVVCRTINMTIPTLDELQMPPVLKDLAMSKRGLIIFVGGTGTGKTTSLAALVDYRNENSFGHIITIEDPIEYVHEHKNCIVTQREVGVDTDDWGPALKNTLRQAPDVILMGEIRDRNTMDYAIAFAETGHLALATLHANSANQAIDRIINFFPEERRQQLLMDLSLNMRAMVSQRLLPKKDGKGRVAAIEVMLNSPLIADLIFRGEVQEIKEIMKKSRELGMQTFDQALFDLYEAGKISYEDALRNADSLNDLRLQIKLYGKESKDRDLSSGLNHLDIV, from the coding sequence ATGGAACGCGATCAGGCAATGAAGTTCATGCACGATCTTTTGCGCCTGATGTCGCAAAAGAAAGGCTCCGATTTGTTCATCGCCGCCGGTTTTGCGCCGGCCATCAAGATCGATGGCAAGGTGACGCCGGTGTCGAACCAGGTATTGACGGCGCAACACACGGCCGAGTTGGCCCGCTCGATCATGAACGACCGCCAGGCGGCCGAGTTCGAGGCGACCAAGGAGTGCAATTTCGCCATTTCACCCTCCGGTATCGGGCGCTTCCGGGTCAATGCGCTGGTTCAGCAAGGTCGCGTCGGTGTCGTATGCCGGACGATCAACATGACGATTCCGACGCTCGATGAGTTGCAAATGCCGCCGGTGCTCAAGGATCTGGCGATGAGCAAGCGCGGCCTGATCATCTTCGTCGGCGGCACCGGCACCGGCAAGACGACCTCGCTGGCTGCCTTGGTCGATTATCGCAACGAGAATTCCTTCGGCCACATCATCACCATCGAAGACCCGATCGAATATGTACACGAGCACAAGAACTGCATCGTGACGCAGCGCGAAGTCGGCGTTGATACCGACGACTGGGGTCCGGCCCTGAAGAACACCCTGCGCCAGGCACCGGATGTCATCCTGATGGGCGAAATCCGCGACCGCAACACGATGGATTACGCCATCGCCTTTGCCGAAACCGGCCACCTGGCGCTGGCTACGCTGCATGCCAACAGCGCCAACCAGGCGATCGACCGGATCATCAATTTCTTCCCCGAAGAGCGTCGCCAGCAATTGCTGATGGATCTGTCGCTCAATATGCGGGCCATGGTTTCCCAGCGCCTGCTGCCCAAGAAAGACGGCAAGGGGCGGGTTGCCGCGATCGAGGTAATGCTCAATTCGCCGCTGATCGCCGACCTGATCTTCCGCGGCGAGGTGCAGGAGATCAAGGAAATCATGAAGAAGTCGCGCGAGCTGGGCATGCAGACCTTCGACCAGGCCCTGTTCGATCTCTACGAAGCCGGCAAAATCAGCTATGAAGATGCGTTGCGCAACGCCGATTCGCTCAATGACCTGCGCTTGCAGATCAAGTTGTATGGCAAGGAATCGAAGGATCGAGACCTGAGCAGCGGTCTGAACCATCTCGATATCGTCTGA
- a CDS encoding type IV pilus twitching motility protein PilT, with translation MDITELLAFSVKNKASDLHLSAGLPPMIRVHGDVRRINLPPMEHKDVHGMVYDIMNDGQRKVYEETLECDFSFEIPNLARFRVNAFNQQRGAGAVFRTIPTKVMTLEELNCPKIFREISEYPRGIVLVTGPTGSGKSTTLAAMVNHVNENHYGHILTVEDPIEFVHDAKKCLINQREVGPHTLSFSNALRSALREDPDVILVGEMRDLETIRLALTAAETGHLVFGTLHTSSAAKTVDRIVDVFPAAEKEMVRSMLSESLRAVISQTLLKTKDGAGRVAAHEIMIGTPAIRNLIRENKVAQMYSAIQTGQNVGMQTLDQNLLDMVRRGIVSSNDARNKASNKDAFPA, from the coding sequence ATGGACATTACCGAACTGCTGGCTTTCAGCGTCAAGAACAAGGCTTCCGACTTGCACCTGTCGGCCGGCCTGCCGCCCATGATCCGGGTGCACGGCGATGTTCGGCGGATCAACCTGCCGCCGATGGAGCACAAGGATGTTCATGGCATGGTCTATGACATCATGAATGACGGCCAGCGCAAGGTCTATGAGGAAACGCTGGAGTGCGATTTCTCCTTCGAAATTCCCAACCTGGCGCGTTTCCGGGTCAATGCCTTCAACCAGCAGCGTGGTGCCGGTGCCGTTTTCCGGACCATTCCGACCAAGGTCATGACGCTGGAAGAACTCAACTGTCCGAAGATTTTCCGCGAAATTTCCGAGTATCCGCGCGGTATCGTGCTGGTTACCGGGCCGACCGGTTCGGGCAAGTCGACGACGCTGGCGGCGATGGTCAATCACGTCAATGAAAACCACTATGGCCACATCCTGACGGTCGAGGACCCGATCGAATTTGTGCACGATGCCAAGAAATGCCTGATCAATCAGCGCGAAGTCGGGCCGCATACGCTGTCTTTCTCGAACGCCCTGCGCTCGGCGCTGCGCGAAGACCCGGACGTGATCCTGGTCGGTGAAATGCGCGACCTCGAAACCATCCGTCTGGCACTGACGGCGGCCGAAACCGGCCACCTGGTATTTGGCACGCTGCATACTTCTTCGGCCGCCAAGACGGTTGACCGTATCGTTGACGTTTTCCCGGCGGCTGAAAAGGAAATGGTTCGCTCGATGCTGTCCGAATCGCTGCGCGCCGTCATTTCGCAGACCCTGCTCAAGACCAAGGATGGCGCCGGCCGCGTGGCTGCCCACGAAATCATGATTGGCACGCCGGCCATCCGCAACCTGATCCGTGAAAACAAGGTGGCGCAGATGTATTCTGCGATCCAGACCGGCCAGAATGTCGGCATGCAGACGCTGGATCAGAATCTGCTCGACATGGTTCGGCGCGGCATTGTTTCAAGCAACGATGCACGCAACAAGGCATCGAACAAGGATGCTTTCCCGGCCTGA
- a CDS encoding YggS family pyridoxal phosphate-dependent enzyme: MSAIATNLQAIRERIAQAAVAAGRAPDSVHLLAVSKTKPLADVLTAGAAGQHAFGENYVQEGSEKALATVDHGFEWHFIGPLQSNKTRQVAEHFAWVHSIERLKIAERLSAQRPAGLPPLQVCVQVNVSGEASKSGCAPDEAVALCLAIAALPKLNLRGLMAIPEPCDDPVAQREPFRRLKLIADAVRAAGVPLDTLSMGMSHDLEAAVAEGATIVRIGTAIFGERNYT; this comes from the coding sequence ATGAGCGCAATCGCCACCAACCTGCAAGCAATCAGGGAACGCATCGCCCAGGCCGCCGTCGCAGCCGGTCGCGCGCCCGATTCCGTCCATTTGCTGGCCGTCAGCAAGACCAAGCCGCTGGCCGATGTGCTGACGGCAGGCGCAGCCGGACAGCATGCCTTTGGCGAAAACTATGTCCAGGAAGGTAGCGAAAAGGCGCTTGCCACGGTCGACCACGGTTTTGAATGGCATTTCATCGGTCCACTGCAGAGCAACAAGACACGCCAGGTCGCCGAACACTTCGCCTGGGTCCATTCGATCGAGCGCCTGAAAATCGCCGAACGCCTGTCGGCCCAGCGCCCCGCCGGGTTGCCGCCGCTCCAGGTGTGCGTCCAGGTCAATGTTTCCGGCGAAGCCAGCAAGAGCGGTTGCGCCCCGGATGAAGCGGTCGCCCTGTGCCTGGCCATCGCCGCCCTGCCCAAACTGAACTTGCGCGGCCTGATGGCGATTCCCGAACCCTGCGACGACCCGGTCGCGCAGCGCGAACCTTTTCGTCGGCTGAAACTGATCGCCGACGCAGTACGAGCGGCCGGCGTGCCGCTCGACACACTTTCCATGGGCATGTCCCACGATCTTGAAGCTGCCGTGGCCGAAGGTGCGACGATTGTCCGCATCGGCACGGCCATTTTTGGTGAAAGAAACTACACATGA
- the proC gene encoding pyrroline-5-carboxylate reductase, translating to MKITFLGGGNMANALIGGMLKQGFVAADINVIDPGSEAREKLSATYAVNCYAAAELLPAVGDLLVLAVKPQQMKEAVAPLVDKLGQAVVVSIAAGLDLETLARFLGGHRRIVRCMPNTPALIGAGITGLCPLPEVSQAEREAADRVLRAVGSTVWIDDEGKMDGVTAVSGSGPAYVFLFIEALQQAAADLGFTPEQGRQLAIETVQGAAALAAQSTEPASVLRERVTSKGGTTAAALQVMADKGVKEGIIAGVMAAEARGQELGKLLGAA from the coding sequence ATGAAGATTACTTTTCTAGGCGGCGGCAACATGGCCAACGCGCTGATCGGCGGCATGCTGAAACAGGGTTTTGTCGCAGCCGACATCAATGTCATCGATCCGGGCAGCGAAGCCCGTGAAAAGCTGAGCGCGACTTACGCGGTCAACTGCTACGCAGCGGCCGAATTGCTGCCTGCCGTCGGCGATCTGCTGGTCCTCGCCGTCAAGCCGCAGCAAATGAAGGAAGCCGTCGCACCGCTCGTCGACAAGCTCGGTCAGGCGGTTGTCGTCAGCATTGCTGCCGGCCTCGACCTGGAAACGCTGGCGCGCTTCCTCGGCGGCCATCGCCGCATCGTCCGTTGCATGCCGAACACCCCGGCCCTGATCGGCGCCGGCATTACCGGCCTTTGCCCACTGCCGGAAGTCAGCCAAGCCGAACGCGAAGCGGCCGACCGCGTGCTGCGCGCCGTCGGCAGCACTGTCTGGATCGATGACGAAGGCAAGATGGACGGCGTCACCGCCGTTTCGGGCAGCGGCCCGGCCTACGTCTTCCTGTTCATCGAGGCACTGCAGCAGGCGGCAGCCGACCTCGGCTTCACACCGGAACAAGGCCGCCAACTGGCCATCGAAACCGTCCAGGGCGCGGCCGCCCTCGCCGCTCAATCGACAGAACCCGCTTCCGTGCTGCGCGAACGGGTCACCTCGAAAGGCGGCACCACGGCCGCTGCCTTGCAGGTGATGGCCGACAAAGGCGTCAAGGAAGGCATCATCGCCGGCGTCATGGCGGCTGAAGCCCGTGGTCAGGAACTTGGCAAGCTGCTCGGAGCCGCCTGA
- a CDS encoding YggT family protein yields the protein MQPVIFLLDAVVSFFCTLFLLRFMMQAMRVSFSGQLGNFVVALTNWAVKPLRRVIPGAGGFDWASLLAALAMQVLLSGLLIGLSPVALSADPASLALMVAWFSVRAVLRLGVYILIGALILQAVLSWINPYSPLSAPAHQLTRPLLDPIRRFVPLISGIDLSPLVAILLLQVALMFL from the coding sequence ATGCAGCCGGTGATCTTTCTGCTCGACGCTGTCGTCAGTTTCTTCTGCACCTTGTTCCTGCTGCGTTTCATGATGCAGGCGATGCGCGTTTCGTTTTCCGGCCAACTCGGCAACTTCGTCGTGGCGCTGACCAACTGGGCCGTCAAGCCACTGCGCCGGGTAATCCCCGGAGCCGGCGGTTTCGACTGGGCCAGCTTGCTGGCCGCGCTGGCCATGCAGGTGCTGCTTTCCGGGCTGTTGATCGGGCTTTCCCCGGTTGCACTATCGGCCGACCCAGCCAGCCTGGCATTGATGGTCGCGTGGTTCAGCGTACGTGCCGTGCTTCGACTGGGCGTCTATATCCTGATCGGCGCCCTGATCCTGCAGGCCGTCCTGTCGTGGATCAATCCCTATTCGCCGCTGAGCGCCCCGGCGCACCAGCTGACCCGGCCCCTGCTCGATCCGATCCGACGTTTCGTCCCGCTGATTTCCGGCATCGACCTGTCACCGCTGGTCGCCATCCTGCTGCTGCAAGTTGCCCTGATGTTCCTCTGA
- a CDS encoding DUF167 domain-containing protein yields MSDWFRLAADGRITLTLHIQPGAKKTEFAGLHGDALKIRLAAPPVDGKANEALVKFVAEVLGLPKSAVNLKSGQTSRRKVLEVTGSDSQAIARLLTL; encoded by the coding sequence TTGAGCGACTGGTTCCGCCTCGCGGCCGATGGCCGCATCACCTTGACGCTGCACATTCAGCCCGGCGCAAAAAAGACCGAATTTGCCGGGCTGCATGGCGATGCGCTGAAAATCCGGCTGGCTGCACCGCCGGTCGATGGCAAGGCCAATGAAGCCCTGGTCAAGTTCGTTGCCGAGGTGCTCGGTTTGCCGAAATCCGCGGTCAACCTGAAAAGCGGCCAGACTTCGCGCCGCAAGGTCCTGGAAGTCACCGGCAGCGACAGTCAGGCCATCGCCCGATTGCTGACGCTGTAA
- a CDS encoding ComEA family DNA-binding protein, whose product MKTILTLILAMLASINFAFAAVDLNAATAAELEAVKGLGPAKAKAIVDYRTKNGPFKSVDDLKGVKGFGAKSVAKMQGELTVGGSGASAPKATPAAVAPVAKPPKPAAPGSK is encoded by the coding sequence ATGAAAACCATTCTGACCCTGATTCTTGCCATGCTGGCCAGTATCAATTTTGCATTTGCTGCGGTCGACCTCAACGCTGCAACGGCGGCTGAACTTGAAGCAGTGAAGGGTTTGGGGCCGGCTAAAGCCAAGGCAATCGTCGATTACCGCACCAAGAACGGCCCGTTCAAGTCGGTCGATGACCTCAAAGGCGTCAAGGGCTTCGGTGCCAAAAGTGTCGCCAAGATGCAGGGTGAACTGACGGTGGGCGGTTCCGGCGCCAGCGCACCTAAAGCGACTCCTGCTGCTGTCGCCCCTGTGGCCAAGCCGCCAAAGCCGGCTGCACCGGGTAGCAAGTAA
- a CDS encoding dihydroorotase: MNIEIKNGRVIDPKNGVDRSTSLYLVDGRIASLDAAPAGFVAEQTIDAAGCVVCPGLIDLSARLNSIEAELAAAVAGGVTSVVVPPDADPPLDEPELADRLVHRGEEIGKAHILPLGALTLGLKGERLSELAGLKKAGCVAFSQANKPVVDTEALLRAMEYAATFDFAVWLQPQDYWLARNGIAHEGEVASRLGLAGIPVAAETIAIATIVQLVRDTGCRVHLTRLSSAAGVALLAQAKAEGLPVSFDVGVHHLHLTENDIGFFNRQARFDPPLRTQNDRQALSTAAASGLAAICSDHTPVGADDKLLPFADAKPGATGLELLLPLTLKWAEAAKLPLSAAIARITQAPAEVLGLDIGHLTPGSVADICVFDPQANWLVTPEALKSRGKNSPWQGYEMTGKVRSTLVGGRLVFSSAG, from the coding sequence ATGAATATCGAAATCAAGAATGGCCGCGTTATTGACCCGAAAAACGGTGTCGACCGCAGCACCTCGCTGTACCTGGTCGATGGCCGGATTGCCTCGCTCGACGCGGCGCCGGCCGGCTTTGTCGCCGAGCAGACGATCGATGCTGCCGGCTGCGTTGTCTGCCCCGGCCTGATCGACCTGAGCGCCCGCCTGAACAGTATCGAAGCCGAACTGGCCGCCGCCGTCGCCGGGGGCGTCACCTCGGTCGTCGTCCCGCCGGACGCCGATCCGCCGCTCGACGAGCCGGAACTGGCCGATCGCCTGGTGCATCGTGGCGAGGAAATCGGCAAGGCCCACATCCTGCCACTCGGTGCGCTGACGCTCGGCCTCAAGGGTGAGCGCCTGTCCGAACTGGCCGGTTTGAAGAAGGCCGGCTGCGTGGCCTTTTCGCAGGCCAACAAGCCGGTGGTCGATACCGAGGCGCTGCTTCGGGCGATGGAATACGCCGCCACTTTCGACTTCGCCGTCTGGTTGCAGCCGCAGGATTACTGGCTGGCGCGTAACGGCATCGCCCACGAAGGCGAAGTGGCCAGCCGTCTTGGTCTGGCCGGCATCCCGGTCGCCGCCGAAACCATCGCCATCGCCACCATCGTTCAGCTGGTTCGCGACACCGGCTGCCGCGTCCATCTGACCCGCCTTTCATCGGCCGCCGGCGTGGCGCTGCTCGCCCAGGCCAAGGCTGAAGGCCTGCCGGTCAGCTTCGATGTCGGCGTGCATCACCTGCATCTGACTGAAAATGATATTGGCTTCTTCAACCGCCAGGCTCGTTTCGACCCGCCATTGCGCACGCAAAATGACCGCCAGGCGCTGTCGACCGCAGCAGCCAGCGGTCTGGCTGCGATTTGTTCCGATCACACGCCGGTCGGTGCCGACGACAAGTTGCTGCCTTTTGCCGATGCCAAGCCAGGCGCCACCGGTCTCGAACTGCTGTTGCCGCTGACCTTGAAGTGGGCCGAGGCTGCCAAGTTGCCGCTATCCGCTGCCATCGCCCGGATTACCCAGGCGCCGGCCGAGGTACTGGGGCTGGATATCGGCCATTTGACGCCGGGCAGCGTTGCCGACATCTGCGTCTTCGATCCGCAGGCCAATTGGTTGGTGACACCCGAGGCTCTCAAGAGCCGTGGCAAGAATTCGCCCTGGCAGGGCTATGAAATGACCGGCAAGGTCCGTTCAACCCTGGTTGGCGGGCGTCTTGTCTTCTCCTCGGCTGGCTGA
- a CDS encoding aspartate carbamoyltransferase catalytic subunit, with translation MHNPQLNKNGELIHLLSTEGLPKAIITQILDTAESFMEVSARDVKKVPLLRGKSVFNLFFENSTRTRTTFEIAAKRLSADVINLDINKSSASKGETLLDTIDNLCAMHANLFVVRHASSGAPYLIAEHLKRVGRDDIHVVNAGDGRHGHPTQGLLDMYTIRHYKKDFTQLRVAIVGDLLHSRVARSDIHALTTLGVPEVRAIGPATLLPKHLDKLGVHVFHDMEEGLKDCDVVIMLRLQNERMTGALLPSAGEYFRHYGLTPQKLALAKPDAIVMHPGPMNRGVEIHSAVADGAQAVILPQVTFGIAVRMAVMSIVAGN, from the coding sequence ATGCATAACCCGCAGCTGAACAAAAATGGCGAACTGATTCACCTGTTGTCGACCGAAGGCTTGCCTAAGGCAATCATCACGCAGATTCTCGACACCGCCGAATCCTTCATGGAAGTCTCGGCGCGCGACGTCAAGAAAGTCCCGCTGCTGCGCGGCAAGAGCGTCTTCAACCTGTTTTTCGAGAACTCGACGCGCACCCGGACAACCTTCGAGATCGCTGCCAAGCGCCTGTCGGCCGATGTGATCAATCTCGACATCAACAAGTCTTCGGCGAGCAAGGGCGAAACCCTGCTCGATACCATCGACAATCTCTGCGCGATGCATGCCAACCTGTTCGTCGTGCGCCATGCCTCGAGCGGCGCACCTTACCTGATTGCCGAGCACCTGAAGCGGGTCGGGCGCGACGACATCCACGTCGTCAATGCCGGCGACGGCCGACACGGGCACCCGACCCAGGGCCTGCTCGACATGTACACCATTCGTCACTACAAGAAGGACTTCACGCAGCTGCGTGTCGCCATTGTTGGCGACCTCCTGCATTCGCGCGTCGCCCGTTCCGACATTCACGCCCTGACCACGCTCGGCGTGCCGGAAGTCCGCGCCATCGGCCCGGCCACGCTGCTGCCCAAGCATCTCGACAAGCTCGGTGTACATGTTTTCCACGACATGGAAGAAGGCCTCAAGGATTGCGACGTGGTGATCATGCTGCGCCTGCAGAACGAGCGCATGACCGGCGCCTTGTTGCCATCGGCCGGCGAATATTTCCGCCATTACGGCCTGACGCCCCAAAAGCTGGCGCTGGCCAAGCCGGACGCCATCGTGATGCATCCGGGGCCGATGAATCGCGGCGTCGAAATCCACTCGGCGGTGGCCGATGGGGCGCAGGCCGTGATCCTGCCGCAGGTCACCTTCGGCATCGCGGTTCGCATGGCCGTCATGAGCATTGTTGCGGGGAACTGA
- the pyrR gene encoding bifunctional pyr operon transcriptional regulator/uracil phosphoribosyltransferase PyrR has product MSPLNNPLPDAEAQCRQLAELIRPQLHRNPALVGVYSGGAWIAERLRELLGLPDAIGLIDVSFYRDDFAAKGLHPQVKPTVIPFDVEGRHIILVDDVLYTGRTTRAAINELFDYGRPASIELAVLADRGERELPIGATHCVWDVALGEGQSLVLARQDDGQLVWRLENA; this is encoded by the coding sequence ATGTCACCCCTGAATAATCCCCTGCCCGACGCCGAAGCCCAGTGTCGGCAACTGGCTGAACTGATTCGCCCGCAACTGCACCGCAATCCGGCGTTGGTCGGCGTTTATAGCGGCGGCGCCTGGATCGCCGAACGCCTGCGCGAATTGCTCGGCTTGCCCGACGCGATCGGCCTGATCGACGTTTCTTTCTACCGCGACGATTTCGCGGCCAAGGGCCTGCATCCGCAGGTCAAGCCGACGGTCATCCCGTTCGACGTCGAAGGTCGCCACATCATCCTGGTCGATGACGTGCTCTACACCGGCCGCACGACGCGGGCCGCGATCAACGAACTGTTCGACTACGGTCGTCCGGCCTCGATCGAACTGGCCGTGCTGGCTGATCGCGGTGAACGCGAATTGCCGATCGGCGCAACGCATTGTGTCTGGGATGTCGCCCTCGGCGAAGGTCAGAGCCTGGTGCTGGCCAGGCAGGACGACGGTCAACTGGTCTGGAGGCTGGAAAATGCATAA
- the ruvX gene encoding Holliday junction resolvase RuvX: MPDGTVLAFDFGEKRIGVATGETLLGSAHPLAVIRAESNDDRFAQIGKLIAEWQPVQLVVGLPTHVDGTPHDMTRLATKFAERLKRRFNLPVAFADERLTSLDAESRLRETGRNSKSAKPLLDAVAAQLILQTWFESPHHVTPE, from the coding sequence ATGCCTGACGGCACGGTTCTGGCCTTCGACTTCGGCGAAAAACGTATCGGCGTGGCAACCGGTGAAACCCTGCTTGGCAGCGCTCATCCGCTGGCCGTGATCCGGGCCGAGTCGAACGACGATCGCTTCGCCCAGATCGGCAAGCTGATCGCCGAATGGCAGCCGGTCCAGCTGGTCGTCGGCCTGCCGACCCACGTCGATGGCACGCCGCATGACATGACGCGTCTGGCGACCAAGTTCGCCGAGCGTCTGAAACGCCGCTTCAATCTTCCCGTGGCCTTTGCCGACGAGCGTCTGACCTCGCTCGACGCCGAATCCCGCCTGCGCGAAACCGGTCGCAACAGCAAGTCGGCCAAGCCGCTGCTTGACGCCGTGGCGGCCCAACTCATCCTTCAAACCTGGTTCGAAAGCCCGCACCATGTCACCCCTGAATAA
- a CDS encoding YqgE/AlgH family protein, with protein MNSVNLTDHFLIAMPALEDPYFSNALVYICEHNENGALGIIVNRPIDMNLAGLFEKIDIKLEAPEMADLPVYFGGPVQLDRGFVLHRPIGEWQSTLVVNPAVGLTSSRDVLVSVGSAGLPGEILVSLGYAGWEAGQLESELAQNSWLTVPSQPSILFDLPPEARLPAAMQALGISFTQLSDVAGHA; from the coding sequence ATGAACAGCGTCAACCTGACCGATCACTTCCTCATCGCCATGCCGGCGCTGGAGGATCCGTATTTTTCCAATGCCTTGGTCTATATCTGCGAGCACAACGAAAACGGGGCGCTCGGGATCATCGTCAATCGTCCAATCGACATGAATCTGGCCGGCTTGTTCGAGAAGATCGACATCAAGCTTGAAGCGCCGGAGATGGCCGATCTGCCGGTATATTTTGGCGGCCCGGTGCAGCTTGACCGTGGTTTTGTCCTGCATCGGCCGATCGGGGAATGGCAGTCGACGCTGGTCGTCAATCCTGCTGTCGGGCTGACCAGTTCGCGCGATGTGCTGGTTTCGGTCGGCAGCGCCGGCCTGCCGGGCGAGATCCTGGTCAGTCTGGGTTACGCCGGCTGGGAAGCCGGGCAACTGGAAAGCGAATTGGCGCAAAATTCCTGGTTGACCGTGCCATCGCAGCCGAGCATCCTTTTCGACCTGCCGCCGGAAGCGCGCCTGCCTGCGGCGATGCAGGCCCTGGGGATCAGCTTCACGCAACTTTCCGACGTGGCCGGGCATGCCTGA